The DNA region AGCGGCGCTGGTCCCGACCACCACGATTGCCACGTCGGCAGCCTTTGCCGCTTCCACTGCTGCGTCAATTTCGGCCTGCGGATCGTCCACGACGGTTTCCTCGCCAAGGAGGATGGCGGTGAAAGGAATGACCTGCTGCTTTGGCAGTTGGTAGACCGCCTCGATGCGCACTGGTTCGCCGGCAACGGTTTCCAAGCGGTGGACGGTCTTGGGCGGGTCGAAGAGCGCCGCGCCGAGCACGTCGGTGTCGTCCTCGATGTCCCCGTTGAACACCTCTTCGCCCTGCAGGGACAGTTGGATGTGGCCCACGGTTCCGACGCCCAGGTGGTGGATGCCCGCCGTCGGGGCGGTCCAGTCAGCTTCCATGCGGATGGCGGCAGCGCCATCCGGGATCCCGACGCCGAACCAGATCAGGTGGGACGCGAGACGGTCCTCGCCTGAGATTTCCGAGCCGTCTTCAGCCAGGAAGGTCACCCGCATGCCCGGCACGTTCGTGACCGGGTTGTGCAGGGAGGTGCGCGGGAAGGCCTGCAGGCCTTCGGCTACCTTGGCGCCGCGGGCGTAGCTCACGCTGACGCCCTCGGGCAGGGCTTCACGGAGGCCTTCAAGGGGTGAGACCGTGTACTTGGGCATGACGGTGGCGCTGCCGCCGCCCTGCGTGCGCGCTTCCTCGGCGTTGTGCCCGCTGACCGCGACGCTGGCAAGCGCGGCCGGGTTCAGGGGCAGGATCCCGTCTTTGTTGCGGACCAGGACCGCGCCGCGGACTGCCACTTCACGTGCCACGGCGGCGGCGTCCAGGGCTGCCGGAAGCTCTGCCACTGCGGGGGCGACGCCTTCGAGGGAACCGACACGGGCGGCGAGGCGGAGGATGCGGATGACCTTTTCGAGGATGGCGGTCCGGCTGACGCGGCCTTCGTTCACGGCGGCGAGCAGCTTCGGTCCCCAATGGCCTACCGGGCCGGGCATTTCCAGGTCCTGGTTGGCGTTCGCCGCCTCCACGGAGCGGACGCCGGTCCAGTCCGAGACCACCACGCCGTCAAAGCCCCATTCCGTGGACAGCGGCGTTTTCAGGAGCTCGTTTTCGCTGGCGGTGGTGCCGTTGATGGAGTTGTAGGAGCTCATCACCAGCCAGGCACGGGCCTCCGTAATGGCGTCCTCGAAAGCGGCGAGGTACAGCTCGCGCAGCGGACGCTCGTCCACGACGGAATCGGCGGTGAAGCGGTCCGTCTCCGCCTCGTTGGCGAGGTAGTGCTTGGG from Arthrobacter pascens includes:
- a CDS encoding beta-glucosidase, which gives rise to MNPTLSPAVTALPSGSPDAEALIRELAENLPLEQQIQLLTGADVWATHELPSIGLSRVVLSDGPSGVRGEDFDERHDSVSLPSSSALSATWSVETARRYGQVLGQEARRKGVHAVLGPTINLHRSPLGGRHFECMSEDPRLTATLAAGYVAGVQSMGVGATPKHYLANEAETDRFTADSVVDERPLRELYLAAFEDAITEARAWLVMSSYNSINGTTASENELLKTPLSTEWGFDGVVVSDWTGVRSVEAANANQDLEMPGPVGHWGPKLLAAVNEGRVSRTAILEKVIRILRLAARVGSLEGVAPAVAELPAALDAAAVAREVAVRGAVLVRNKDGILPLNPAALASVAVSGHNAEEARTQGGGSATVMPKYTVSPLEGLREALPEGVSVSYARGAKVAEGLQAFPRTSLHNPVTNVPGMRVTFLAEDGSEISGEDRLASHLIWFGVGIPDGAAAIRMEADWTAPTAGIHHLGVGTVGHIQLSLQGEEVFNGDIEDDTDVLGAALFDPPKTVHRLETVAGEPVRIEAVYQLPKQQVIPFTAILLGEETVVDDPQAEIDAAVEAAKAADVAIVVVGTSAAIESEGFDRKDLDLPGHQNQLVEAVAAVNPRTIVVVNSGSPVLMPWLDKVGAVLLGWFGGQEFGRAIADILLGAEEPGGRLPTTWPAALQDVPVLNTTPVDGKVVYSEGIHVGYRAWLKQQAEGGAAPALPFGYGLGYTTFDLGAPHAPQSVPAGNDVVVHVPVRNTGSRTGREVVQVYLERPDSAVERPVRWLAGYAGTHLAPAGTESVEIRIPARSFAHYDGGWQFERGTFRILVGRHAADAFEALEVEVR